From one Solanum stenotomum isolate F172 chromosome 12, ASM1918654v1, whole genome shotgun sequence genomic stretch:
- the LOC125848907 gene encoding uncharacterized protein LOC125848907, with the protein MAKTMDVAIPSRGVFALLLWLLVTLTSIARADELSLVVSQSTTLQISPGIVVENSPDSKPGTKVICERVQIHGLSRLKSLRKYAHSVKVNVSYLNPSGRPPNAEVCFHRNQSLAIGMCPPGQWMKLTKGSWVRSMSPFEHKFLDIRMTGSSKETFQVSLHEDFFLYRVVFLVLGILLLALASFLSKSLVFFYGGAMAVGVLLVILMVLFQGMKLLPTGRKSSLAIFLYSSIVGVGSFILSYVPQLLRSILREIGVGEDMYNPLAIFLLLFLVIAGAWLGFWVVHKLVLAEDGSIDTGVSQFVAWSIRFLASALILQSSVDPLLCAEAWICGVLISSILRRLCRPKYVLRFFKNLSQIDTSYFWESQDLYTSLIKGPYDSRTFKTNLNDTISPGFPLKPRSLLSEKDTFYSTFHNTPERKKLSKDEWNKITKDTTKKAMEELVSSPDFSKWAVAHADRITLAPKKETTARQRRWYQWL; encoded by the exons ATGGCAAAAACAATGGATGTAGCAATTCCTTCGCGTGGAGTATTTGCTCTTCTTCTATGGCTCCTCGTCACATTAACCTCCATAGCCCGCGCTGATGAACTTTCTTTAG TTGTATCTCAATCTACCACGCTGCAGATATCTCCAGGAATAGTAGTGGAAAATTCTCCTGACTCTAAGCCAGGAACTAAAGTCATTTGTGAGAGAGTTCAGATCCATGGATTGTCAAGGCTAAAAAGTCTAAGAAAGTATGCCCATTCAGTAAAGGTGAATGTGTCATATCTGAATCCAAGTGGGCGTCCACCTAATGCTGAGGTCTGTTTCCATAG GAATCAATCCCTTGCAATTGGGATGTGTCCGCCAGGCCAATGGATGAAACTAACCAAGGGTTCATGGGTGAGATCAATGTCACCTTTCGAGCACAAGTTCTTGGATATTAGGATGACAGGCTCATCTAAGGAAACTTTTCAGGTCTCGCTGCATGAAG atttttttttgtatcgtGTTGTGTTTCTGGTATTGGGCATATTGCTACTTGCTCTGGCATCCTTCCTTAGCAAGTCTCTAGTATTTTTCTATGGTGGTGCGATGGCAGTAGGGGTTCTTCTTGTGATATTGATGGTCCTTTTCCAG GGAATGAAGCTTCTTCCGACTGGTAGGAAGAGTTCACTAGCAATATTCTTGTATTCATCCATT GTTGGTGTAGGATCTTTCATTCTAAGCTATGTGCCACAATTATTGCGTTCAATACTGCGCGAGATTGGTGTTGGTGAAGACATGTACAACCCT CTGGCAATATTTCTGCTGCTTTTCCTTGTGATTGCTGGAGCTTGGTTGGGGTTTTGGGTTGTTCACAAACTCGTACTTGCAGAAGATGGATCAATTGACACCGGAGTATCTCAATTTGTTGCTTGGTCCATTCGATTTCTCGCATCTGCGTTGATTCTTCAG AGTTCTGTGGATCCTTTATTGTGTGCCGAGGCATGGATATGTGGAGTTCTGATATCATCAATCTTGAGGAGATTATGCCGTCCCAAATATGTTCTGCGCTTTTTCAA GAATTTATCACAAATAGACACGAGTTATTTCTGGGAATCTCAGGATTTGTACACATCACTGATAAAAGGGCCATATGATTCCAGGACGTTCAAGACAAATCTAAATGACACAATCAGCCCAG GTTTTCCTCTCAAGCCGCGAAGCTTGTTGTCAGAAAAAGATACCTTCTATTCTACTTTCCATAACACTCCTGAACGGAAGAAGCTTTCAAAGGATGAGTGGAACAAGATAACTAAAGACACCACAAAGAAGGCTATGGAAGAGCTTGTTTCTTCCCCAGATTTTAGCAAATGGGCCGTTGCTCACGCAGATAGGATTACTCTTGCTCCAAAGAAAGAGACAACTGCTAGGCAGAGAAGGTGGTACCAATGGCTATGA
- the LOC125849138 gene encoding uncharacterized protein LOC125849138, with translation MVSLQQSSLTLTTKFPSFCSFSSTPNTFKFLHPFPSSAISLPATTPKRISSFLPKAAASTAAFPQDIGDVLADVTIFTATGQSVKFEDLWDQNEGVAVVALLRHFGCPCCWELAKALKETKERFDSAGVKLIAVGIGAPNKARILAERLPFPLDCLYADPDRKAYDVLGLYYGIGRTFFNPASAKVLSRFNELREATKNYTIEATPDDRSGVLQQGGMFLFKGKQLLYAWKDEGTGDHAPMEDIFDICCKVPVA, from the exons ATGGTATCTCTGCAGCAGAGTAGCCTAACACTTACTACAAAATTTCCTTCTTTTTGTTCCTTCTCTTCCACTCCCAACACCTTCAAGTTTCTTCACCCTTTCCCTTCCTCTGCTATTTCTCTCCCCGCCACTACACCAAAACGAATTTCTAGTTTCCTGCCTAAAGCTGCTGCTTCCACCGCTGCTTTTCCTCAAGACATTGGTGATGTACTTGCAGATGTTACAATTTTCACTGCTACTGGTCAGTCCGTCAAGTTTGAGGACCTTTGGGATCAAAATGAG GGAGTAGCTGTTGTTGCACTTCTGAGGCATTTTGGCTGTCCTTGCTG CTGGGAACTTGCTAAAGCACTCAAAGAGACAAAGGAGAGATTTGATTCTGCTGGTGTAAAGCTAATTGCAGTTGGTATTGGTGCTCCTAATAAAGCACGTATTCTTGCTGAAAGG TTACCATTTCCATTGGATTGCTTGTATGCTGATCCGGACCGTAAGG CATACGATGTTCTAGGCCTGTATTATGGCATTGGCCGCACATTTTTCAACCCAGCTAGT GCTAAAGTGCTCTCTAGATTCAATGAACTGCGGGAAGCTACGAAGAACTACACCATTGAAGCAACCCCTGATGACAGAAGTGGTGTCTTGCAGCAG GGAGGGATGTTTCTGTTCAAAGGGAAGCAGTTGTTGTACGCATGGAAGGATGAAGGGACCGGTGACCATGCTCCTATGGAAGATATCTTTGATATTTGCTGCAAAGTTCCTGTTGCATAA
- the LOC125848912 gene encoding RNA-binding protein 1-like, whose product MESNCVQGKIFVGGISVETSEEILTQHFSRYGEVVKSQVIKFRETNCGKGFGFVTFADSSVIDQLLHQQHIILGRTVDVKLAIPKGASGQCQLGSECPHFERQNSNSKSNRRKIFVGGLPMNLLEEDFKTSFEKFGTIEQVNLISDKETKTPRGFGFVTYDSEESVTHVLQEKLHWLINKYVEVKKAEPRERRVVNSSYYHNFYPTNSGYGMWQFYDCNNNGIFSPYYCHNHTMVPTNWTSLGTNLYVPPQPVVPYFTPTYPYPVNCYGSTHNQVDDNRGSYSTFVQNNVVNQGNGQGCNNIEVQLVGNGSLPANESAKPLEKETDNGEKDDLEKIPQDNTKENNGEKDHLVKIPQDNTKENNGGKDHLLKILQVNTEDDT is encoded by the exons ATGGAGAGTAATTGTGTGCAAGGGAAAATTTTTGTTGGCGGAATATCGGTGGAGACAAGTGAAGAAATACTTACGCAACACTTTAGTCGTTATGGAGAAGTGGTGAAGTCACAGGTAATCAAATTTAGGGAGACTAATTGTGGAAAAGGCTTTGGTTTTGTTACGTTTGCCGATTCTTCTGTTATCGATCAACTTCTTCATCAGCAACATATAATCCTTGGAAGAACG GTTGATGTTAAATTGGCGATACCTAAAGGTGCAAGCGGTCAATGCCAACTTGGTTCAGAATGCCCACATTTTGAAAGACAAAATAGCAATAGCAAAAGTAACAGAAGAAAGATTTTTGTTGGTGGATTGCCTATGAATTTATTGGAAGAAGATTTTAAAACGTCTTTTGAAAAATTTGGAACAATTGAACAAGTTAACCTTATCTCAGATAAAGAAACCAAAACGCCCCGAGGATTTGGGTTTGTTACTTATGATTCAGAAGAATCTGTAACACATGTATTGCAAGAGAAACTTCACTGgttgataaataaatatgttgAGGTCAAAAAAGCAGAGCCAAGGGAACGGAGAGTTGTGAATAGTAgttattatcataatttttacCCTACAAATTCTGGCTATGGAATGTGGCAATTTTATGATTGTAATAATAATGGGATTTTTTCCCCTTATTATTGCCACAATCATACTATGGTACCTACTAATTGGACTAGTTTGGGTACAAATCTATATGTTCCCCCACAGCCTGTGGTACCATATTTTACCCCTACATATCCATATCCAGTCAACTGCTACGGTTCAACGCATAATCAAGTGGATGATAATAGGGGCTCTTACTCAACTTTTGTTCAGAATAATGTGGTAAATCAAGGGAATGGCCAAGGATGCAATAATATTGAGGTTCAACTTGTTGGAAATGGTTCACTTCCAG CTAATGAGAGTGCAAAGCCACTAGAGAAAGAAACAGACAATGGTGAAAAAGATGACTTGGAGAAAATTCCCCAggacaatacaaaagaaaacaatgGTGAAAAAGATCACTTGGTGAAAATTCCCCAggacaatacaaaagaaaacaatgGTGGAAAAGATCACTTGCTGAAAATTCTCCAGGTCAATACTGAAGATGACACCTAA
- the LOC125847192 gene encoding protein PHLOEM PROTEIN 2-LIKE A10-like — translation MESYSSKIFSSSFSSSSSSFAGHDQHEETKEKPYLSSLHRVRSLSSRSINKKPIAPSPPIPPKIYRVEVVNFRQVVQMLTAAPEFQSHSNSTSNPGHSRELFPPPPPPLDLSPTYSLSSKSNIGGQWREFLPPCSSMLISNDEVSNESIIEAGEKHIESNSTTFGACGDFALNCMDMKQIKTGMGYTQKNKNLLVALGALGITGFGAYKAYYSPSMVKKRKRLLKFLGSVVSLAEMVSDSADIIGIFSKDLKEFMLSNSDEIPKSLKQISKITNSAEFSESIVKVTSALTIGILRGYCNQETEELDSDLFDQVLNKLFSDAGCGFASVIVGNFTRNLVLTFCSVKQGYSVPEYVDTLIGNCVQVFVSTAVTVYLDKTMNINTYNEIFSGLTNPKNEAKMREMLVTICNGATETFVKTSYQILTSTEMDDEVPISTALTVPMSKRYILDLSVRVVFECVRSFVEKLWERLRIYVEFMNEEVLEQSFEVYRCVSCKYSVVVSLCLTLCVDILNGPWILVMT, via the exons ATGGAATCATATTcaagtaaaatattttcttcttccttctctaGTTCTTCAAGTTCTTTTGCTGGTCATGATCAACACGAAGAAACGAAAGAAAAGCCATATCTTTCTTCTCTCCATAGAGTTCGCAGCCTTTCATCAAGATCAATCAACAAGAAGCCCATCGCTCCATCGCCACCAATTCCCCCTAAAATCTATAGGGTTGAAGTTGTTAATTTCAGACAAGTTGTCCAAATGTTAACTGCTGCACCCGAGTTTCAATCTCACTCCAATTCCACCTCCAACCCCGGACATTCACGAGAG CTctttcctcctcctcctcccccTCTTGATCTTTCACCAACTTATTCATTATCAAGTAAGAGTAATATTGGTGGGCAATGGAGAGAGTTTCTTCCTCCTTGCTCCTCAATGTTGATATCAAATGACGAGGTTTCTAATGAGTCAATTATTGAAGCAGGCGAAAAACATATTGAATCGAATAGTACTACTTTTGGAGCATGCG GAGATTTTGCTCTGAATTGTATGGAtatgaaacaaataaaaacgGGTATGGGGTATACTCAAAAAAACAAGAACTTGCTTGTTGCTTTGGGAGCTCTTGGAATCACTGGTTTTGGTGCATATAAAGCTTATTACTCACCATCTATGgttaaaaagaggaaaagattgttgaagtttcttggtTCAGTTGTTTCTTTAGCTGAAATGGTGTCTGATTCTGCTGATATAATTGGGATTTTCTCTAAAGATCTAAAGGAGTTTATGTTATCAAATTCTGATGAAATTCCAAAAAGTTTGAAGCAAATTTCCAAGATTACTAATTCAGCTGAGTTTTCAGAGTCTATTGTTAAGGTCACTAGTGCTTTAACTATCGGAATTCTTCGAGGTTATTGTAATCAAGAAACAGAGGAATTAGATTCTGATTTGTTCGATCAGGTTTTAAATAAACTGTTTTCTGATGCAGGATGTGGTTTTGCTTCTGTAATTGTTGGGAATTTCACCAGGAATTTGGTACTTACATTTTGTTCTGTTAAACAGGGTTACTCTGTTCCTGAATATGTTGATACTTTGATAGGGAATTGTGTACAAGTATTTGTGAGCACTGCTGTTACTGTTTATCTAGACAAAACAATGAATATCAACACTTACAATGAAATCTTTTCTGGTTTGACAAATCCAAAGAATGAAGCGAAAATGAGAGAAATGCTGGTGACCATATGTAATGGTGCAACAGAAACATTTGTCAAAACTTCTTATCAAATTTTGACAAGTACAGAAATGGATGATGAAGTGCCTATTAGTACTGCTTTAACTGTGCCAATGAGTAAAAGGTATATTCTTGatttgagtgtgagagttgtttttGAGTGTGTTAGATCTTTTGTGGAGAAGTTGTGGGAGCGTTTGAGAATATATGTTGAATTTATGAATGAGGAGGTTTTGGAGCAGAGTTTTGAAGTTTATAGGTGTGTGAGTTGCAAGTACTCTGTTGTTGTTAGCTTATGTCTTACTTTGTGTGTGGACATACTGAATGGTCCTTGGATTTTGGTTATGACTTAA